From the Candidatus Saccharibacteria bacterium genome, the window TTTGGCACTTATCTCATATGGCAAGACATATGGTGCATTCATTGCGGCGCGCTGTTCTTTTGTGAGCACAGTGTCGAGTGATGGTGTTGGGGCTGGACGGCTGTCATTTGCCTTATTTACAATCTTAGAATCTTCCGCTTCCGCTTTCAAAATTGCTTTGGGAAGGGTGGACATGACATAGGTTTCAGCAGATTTTATGAATTGATTGCCTGCCGCCGTAGATTTTTTTGCGGTAGTTTGTTGCATCGCTGAGAAAACAACACCAAACGTGATTGCTAGTAAACTAACAAGAATCGCTATGATAATGCCGCACTTTTTGGTCATACGTAACCAAGATAGCCTAGTTTTCTCCGGTACATCAGATGGTGTATCCATACCACAAGTATACTACCAGAATCACGAACTAGCCTCATCTGGTAGCTCAGTAAGAAATGTACGGAGTAAATGAACGGCTAAAGGGCCTAACCCAAATAAGAGGTGAGTTCGTTAGCCCCTAGATTTCGGACCCTGGATTTCAAAAACTTCTTTGCGAAGTACTAATGGCGCTCTGCAACGATCTCGTTGGAACGATGCTTCTGCCGGTTCTCGCCCCTCGCCTCAACTTACTGCAAGCATAGCTCGCAATCAGTTTCCGGCCTTGCGACCCGCCACTGGCGGCTCTCAACCTGGACTTTACGAGGCCAGAGGCTAGAATCTCTCAGCCCATAACCAAGTAAAAAGCCCCACTTTCGTGAGACTTTTTACTTGGTGCCACATATCCGACGTACTTCAACCACTTTACCCGATAACCTGGACGAATAAACTAAGGGAGTTAGTAGGAATGTTTAATTTATCAGGAGATTTGCTCGCCAGATTATTTACATGCCGAGGGTATAAATAATAATCGAAACGATTATTGCACTTACTAGGTGGTAGCCGCCCACCACAAGTCCGAAAGTAACAGGTCGGGGCATGTTTGGCGTTACGCCGTTACTAAACGAAATTGCAGCTAAGCTAATTCCGAAGAGCAATCCGGTGATAACGGCATCTGCAAAGTTCTGGACATTCAATGCGTACATCACTACGCCTATCGCAATCGCTACCACCAAGCTGCTCAGAAATGGTGCGTAGTAATAAATCGCTGGCCATTTTTGCTTAGAAGACCTTATTACACCCGTACCGGCATCGTATGCCTTTCCAAATAACGGAGTAAACCAAATTGCACCGAGTATGAAATAAACAAATGTGGCAAGTAAGATTATTAGCCAGTTAACTTCATTTAATGTATTAAACATGTATTCTCCCTATGCTCTTTTAGAGCGCATTGCTTTTAATTGCTTTACGGTCGGGTCACTCGCGAGTTGTATATACTCACTTGAGTCGGCAGGATATATAGCTATCTTGCCTTCGGAGTTACTGTGTACGCCCCAACCGTATCTTTTACCTAGTGGTGATGAGCGAAAGCATGGCTGTCCTTTCGAAAAGTACTTTTCTCGCTCGGCTTGGCTCGGCTCTATTTGATTGCGCTTAGCATAAATCCCGAATATCACATCGTCCGACGTGAACTGGTAAGGATTATTTGCAACCATGTCGTACTGCATACTAGCTATCGTTGGTTTGTTATTCTTTGCTACGGGCACTTCCGCAACTGCAATGGGAGAGTCTTCAGCTATTTGGATTAACGTGTCGTAATAGTTCGTTGTCATGAATTAATTTTACTACAATAAGGCCAAGGCTAATATTTAGAGTATCGGATGGGTCTAAGCAAAAAGTACCGAAATATTCGGTGCTTAACAGGGGTGGTATTTCGATTTTCTATTAGTGCGGGTGAGGGGACTCTACCAGCGTTCCACAGGCTCGAAACTTCTTCTTTGAAAACAAGTTTTCAAGAGAAGATTTCCTTGCAAACTGCCACCGGCAGTTTTCACCCTGGCCTTTTTTGGCAGGAATTAGAGCCCTACCAGACCAAAAGAAAAACCCCAGACAAGCTGAGGCATTTCTTTTGGTGCAAGACCACTCAAAAGTTGTACACCATAACGACATAGACTACTACACTTTATTGAGGTCAGAAGTGCAACGCTGGAGGGATATACTGGCTGTCCCGTATACCAACTATAAGAATATGTTAGTTCCTCACTAGACTTACACGCCCTAGACTAGAGCCGTGTTAATAGTTTGGATAATACCCTCCACCTCCTGCTTTGAAGATGCCTTAATCGTACCGTCTTCATTAAAGAGGCCTACCTTGGGAGTTTTATCTTTTGGCTTATCTCGTATGTCGTCTGTTGTCCATTTTTGAATAAGGTCAGTGCCATATACAGCCGTAGCCATCTGGTAGTCCGCTACGCTGTCATTATCGTAAATAGCAGATGGTTTAATACCTAGTGCAGTCGCCAGTTTTAGCCAATTAAGTATACTGCCCGCACCATCAGCACCGTGTCCGCATATTTCAAAGTTCGCCCTTATATGTTCACTGAGAATATACTCACGTAAAATATTTGCGTCGTCTAAACCTTCAACCATTAAAACTCTATCAGCAAAAACAATCTCTCTCGAAATAATGTCTAGGTTATGCTGTCGCCTAGGCTGTGTAGTAAATCTTATATCAGGGTGTTTATCTCTGGAAAGCTCGTACACTTCGGCTTGCTCGCCATCGCTTGAGGCTATTCTAATTATCTTTGCACCTTTAGGTATAATATCCCAACTTATCATATAAGGTGAGTGTGTAGCCATTATGACCTGAACATTTCTCGATATCTCTTTTATATACTCATAGAGCTTCTTTTGAGCTTGGGGGTGTAGGGAGGCTTCAGGTTCATCTAGGACGAGCATACTAACTTGTTGCTGAATACCGTTTATAGCACCCGCCTGACTTTCTCTGATAAGCAGCAAGTAGGCACAAATAACCATAATGGTTTGTACGCCATCACCAACCAGTGCCATATCGATAACTTGGTTCGATTGGGTCGAGCGATAAAGGGCTTGATACTTATTGCCTCTTTGCCTCAGTAGTTCAAAACCTGTGTAATTTGGTATAAACTCTCTCACTAAATCGGTATATTTTTCAGTGAGGTTGTCGCTCTCGGAAATAACGAGTAGAGTGCTGAGAAAGTTCTGATTTGGCTTTCGTGTTTCCTCAAAGTTCTGGTTTGAACCATAGTTATTTGATACGTTTTGAGACACTTGATAAAGCTGGTTAATACGGTCAGTATCTGTGGGATTTGGATTTCCGCCAAGCATACCCATATAAACGTTTGATGCCTCAAATGCCCAGCGTCTATCAGAGGGCAAGTACATACTGATAATATTTGGCCATTGACCCTCAGGCTCTTGAATAATGGTAGGGTTGGTTTGATTTTTTGAGTATTGAATAATACCTTTTTTATCACCCGCATCCACAATTATCTTTGGGCTATCTGAAGTCCAGTCCTCACGGTTAACCTGATTATAATAGCCCGTACCAATAAGATTGAGTACCGATGACTTGCCTACATTATTCGAGCCTACAATTACATTTAGACCAATTTTATCGTTATCGGGTTTTTGAAACTCGATTGTACGAGATGCCTTAAATAATCTAAAGCCCTCAATAGTGAGCTTACTTATGCTGTCCACGTCTACATTATAGTCCCCCTACCTATCAAAAAGTGTATTTTAGTCAGTCCGTAAACGCACTACCTACCTAAAATGTTCCGACGACTAAAAATCCTATGTTTTGGAAATCGCCCAACAATAAAATATAGTTAACAGGGGTGAAATATTGTTGGGAATAAAGATAGTAAAATGAGTGTCTATTTAAACTCAAGCACACGATCGCGACGGTAGCGGATAGGGTAACTACCAGAGCCTTCCGAGTAGAGATAAGTACCGTCGTACTTGATTAAGTTGACACTTCGCCAATAATTACCACTGCCAGGACGTGTGCTTTGGTATCTTATGTTTATCGTTCCGCCAGACCTAGCTTGCAAGTAGCCCTCAAATACTTCTTGGTCAACACCACGGTCTCCGACACTAAACTCTTTTTTTGTCGAAGTCTTAGCCTTCGTTCTAGTTGCTCGTGGTGCGGGTGTTGCGTTCACGGGACTCACATTATCAACCCGTTCATCAGAGAAATCGGTAATATACGTGTCTTTTGGGGCATCTTCAGGTGCAACCGTTTCTTTTTCTAGCTCTTTAACGACACTCGTCTTGCCTGCATTATGCTCATCATTAAAGAACTCTCCTAGATGCACCAGTAAGGCTTTCTCTTCTTCTGCCTGATCGTCAACCCAATCAAAGTAGGAAATACGATAAAAGGTCCATCCCGCTACCTCTAAGGCACCTTGACGTTCCCAGTCGTTCTGTACATAAACTTGCCCGTCTCCGCCTTCAAAGTGAGTCGGGCCATCACACTCGATGGCAAGCTTCCTGCCATTATGATGAACAACGAGGTCGATTTTAAACCCAAGTGACTCTGCTTGCGTTTCCAGTGTAAACTCATTCGCATCAAGTTGTTTCGATAAGTAGTTAAAAACTTGCTCTTCGAAGTGAGAATCAAAACGCTGTTCAGCTTTACTATGCCTTCTTGATATTGCTCCGTTCTTATCGACATACTCCAGGTACTTCTTAATCCAAATACCCTCAGGCCAAAGCTCTGTAGCAAGAGATGTCACACAATGGACTTGAAGTCGGGCACGACTAAACGCAACGTTCACACGGCCAGCAGCTATGTCTTTACGTATTTCGCCACCTTCGCCAGTTAACGCGATATAACGTCGCTTATCGCATGGGTCTTTGATGACAAATGAATAAATTACAATATCGCGTTCATCACCCTGGATGCCGTCAATAATCGAAACTTTGATGTCTTCATCCGGGATGGCTTTACGTATTTCTTCGGCTTGCTCGTTAAAGAATGTCAATATTGCTATAGACTTGTCTTTTAGAATTGGGTCTATCTTAATTTCTTCTACCAGCTGTTGGATTTTGTGTATTTCCGCAATGTTTGTTCTACTGCCCATCTCCTCATTATCATTTGGAGTTACCAAATGATTAAGCAAGACACGACCAGTATCTTTGTAGGGGACGATATTGTCGTTTACAGCTTCAAGCTTACGGCCGATAGGTTCGTAATATGCCTCATTAGAGAAGCCAATTAGTTCTTTAGGGGAC encodes:
- a CDS encoding AAA family ATPase, which gives rise to MDSISKLTIEGFRLFKASRTIEFQKPDNDKIGLNVIVGSNNVGKSSVLNLIGTGYYNQVNREDWTSDSPKIIVDAGDKKGIIQYSKNQTNPTIIQEPEGQWPNIISMYLPSDRRWAFEASNVYMGMLGGNPNPTDTDRINQLYQVSQNVSNNYGSNQNFEETRKPNQNFLSTLLVISESDNLTEKYTDLVREFIPNYTGFELLRQRGNKYQALYRSTQSNQVIDMALVGDGVQTIMVICAYLLLIRESQAGAINGIQQQVSMLVLDEPEASLHPQAQKKLYEYIKEISRNVQVIMATHSPYMISWDIIPKGAKIIRIASSDGEQAEVYELSRDKHPDIRFTTQPRRQHNLDIISREIVFADRVLMVEGLDDANILREYILSEHIRANFEICGHGADGAGSILNWLKLATALGIKPSAIYDNDSVADYQMATAVYGTDLIQKWTTDDIRDKPKDKTPKVGLFNEDGTIKASSKQEVEGIIQTINTALV
- a CDS encoding DUF1761 domain-containing protein → MFNTLNEVNWLIILLATFVYFILGAIWFTPLFGKAYDAGTGVIRSSKQKWPAIYYYAPFLSSLVVAIAIGVVMYALNVQNFADAVITGLLFGISLAAISFSNGVTPNMPRPVTFGLVVGGYHLVSAIIVSIIIYTLGM